From the Nostoc sp. PCC 7107 genome, the window AGATATTAAATATTAAATCTTGCCAATCAGCACATCCTAAAATAATGACACTAAAGCAAACAGTGAGTAGATAACTGTGCTTTTTAGTCAACATAGTTGCATTAGGATCAGAAAAGCAACGCTGTAAAGATTGCCAAATAAAGTACGCACCTACAAAATAAACTACTATTGCAAAGCAAGCTGTAGTGATAAAACTTTCTCCTACAGGCAGAACAAACCAAAAAAAGTCGGTAAACTGGGGAATATTTTTGGTTAATTCAGAATTAATCTCAGGATATGGAATTAAGAAACATGGGTTAACTAGCCCAAAAAAGCTCACTGGATTATTAGCAGAAAAATTAGATGCTATGGTTTGCTTGCTAAATATGAGATAACCTAATAATGCGCCACTACCTAACCAAGCTTGAAAACTGCCTAACCAAGAACCAACTAAGCCAAATAATAATGCAGCACTGTAGTAGACCAAACTAGCAGCTATGACTACTGCATAAAAACTGATAATTTCCATTAAAGGAATTTTCGCATTCAACCCTGACCATAAATGCAAAGGTAAGGCTAACACTACAACAACATAAATTAAGGCTGGAACACCTAGAATTTTCCCCCATAAAATACTTTGTGATGATTGGGGACTAAGGCGAATAAAATTGAGAGTATCACGTCTTTCTTCTGTAGCTAAATCATTAATCAGAAGATAGCTTCCTGCTGCTAATAATCCAAAGCTAACAATAATACTCAGCCAAGTAAAAATATCAAACGACCACAATTGCCAATTGATGATAACTTGACCTAACCCATCAGTTAGGCATTCTGGATATTCATATTTTGTGATACCTGTACAATATTTATTGGGACTACCTTGTAATACACTCAGGCGTGTAGGTAACTGGGCTTGAAATGACATGAATAATATAAATTGACCCAAAAAAGATATAGCAGATGCTAATACGATATTACGTGTTTTTAGCCGCCCTCTGAGTTCTCTAAATAACTGTGGATTCCAATTTCCTAAGCGATGTATCAAACCTTCTATCATTACTATATTCTCCCAAAAAATACTTAATAAACAGCTTAAAAAGAACTAGTTGAATATCTAGTTCCCCTTTTTTATAAATTAGCGTCCTGCTAACAATGCTTTTGTCGCAGATTCTCCAGCTAACTTCACCTGATTTGTTAAATGTAAATTTAACAATGTTAAAACAGTAACCTCAGCTAAAAGTGACATAAAAACAGTGAATGTTGCTGAGTGTTCTAGTCCTAACCAAGGAAAATTAGAAAATAACCAAAAGACAGAATCTGCTTCAGGTGTAATGTTCAACAGACTATAAATTGTTGGTGGCGTAAATATCAACACACCTATAGTTGCGATCGCAAATAAAGTTCGCCGTGGAGTTTTGAGTAATAATATTCTCTGCGCTATAGTTGCATAAATCATAGCTAAACTAATAAACATAGCTAATCCTAAGATAGCTTTCATTCTGCCAATTTTGTTCACCCATTCAATGGCATTGTTATCATGAGTATTCAACGCAGGGGCGAGTATAATCCAAACTAGTAAGGGGATAGTAATGATTATTAAACTCAACGCAACTGAAACTATGATAGGACTTTTATCATGCCAAATTAAATCGCGCCATACAGATTTATTGCTAAAAGCACCGCTACTAGATGTTTGTTGATGGCGATATCTTGCCCAATCTTGTATTTGTTGTCTATGAGGAGACAAAATTACTAACAAGCAAGTTAGTAAAACCAGGTTAAATAATACAATCCAGAAGAAATTTTGACCGATTTGATAATTCAAATCATAGTAGCAGTTTATTGGTTTATATTGTCGGTAAGCGGGGCAGTAATTCTTGGTATATTGCAGAGTAAAACCCCAAAAAATTACTTGAGCGCCAGCTAGAAGTAAGTAACTTTGTCCTTTACTGAGTAAGGTAGCATTAGGATTGCGAAACCGCCGTTTGAGTGCTTGCCAAATCCAATAGCAGCTAACACCATAATTGAATAGATGTAATCCTATAAATGTAAAAACATTCTTCCCTAATGGTATATAGAAAAATTGGGTTTCTGATAAAAGCGATGGATTACCTCTGTTAAATAGATTGGGAAACAGATATTTTGTCATATCAAAAGGACTTAATAGCCTTAGCCAAGCTGCTGTAGTGTGGAGGTTTTGGGTATTTAATGCAAGCTGCATTATAGTTATCAAAAACATAAATACTGCGCCACTAGCTAACCAAGGTTGAAGGCCACTAAATCTATTACTCATTAAGCCAAATAATAATGTGGCACTATAGAAAAAGAAACAACTAGCGCCTAGAAGTATATAAAAACTGAAAATATAACTAATGGCAATTTTGGCAGAAATTCCTGACCAGATGTGTAAGGGAATTGCCAGCAAAATTATCAAGTAAATGATAATTGGTACTCCTAGCATTTTGCCAGTTAAAATGCTGGTTTCTGACTGGGGGCTAAGACGAATAAAGTTGAGAGTGCCACGGCGTTCTTCTTGGGCTAAATTATTGACTAGCAAATATGTACCTGCTACTAATAGTGTATAGATAAAAACTACACAGAGTGTAAGAAATATGTATTCCCAATGGTCGCGCCACCACATTTGAAAGTTAATTTCGGAAATAGGGCATGGTTGCTGATATAGGTTGTAATCTAACTGTTTTTGTTGTGCTTTGAGGGATTGCAATTTATCTTGAGAGTCCAGCAGTTTTGTGAGGTCGTAGTTT encodes:
- a CDS encoding ABC transporter permease subunit, which produces MVINKHHKASSLKLTLISAMYLNLLDKIGDWNPQFLREIKGRLKPFHLIFAFAISLISQLGLFLYHLGKYPHNKYPMNGVYCNLSKVYQKQIESVYKLIDQTQKQVNFYSSKKNYDLTKLLDSQDKLQSLKAQQKQLDYNLYQQPCPISEINFQMWWRDHWEYIFLTLCVVFIYTLLVAGTYLLVNNLAQEERRGTLNFIRLSPQSETSILTGKMLGVPIIIYLIILLAIPLHIWSGISAKIAISYIFSFYILLGASCFFFYSATLLFGLMSNRFSGLQPWLASGAVFMFLITIMQLALNTQNLHTTAAWLRLLSPFDMTKYLFPNLFNRGNPSLLSETQFFYIPLGKNVFTFIGLHLFNYGVSCYWIWQALKRRFRNPNATLLSKGQSYLLLAGAQVIFWGFTLQYTKNYCPAYRQYKPINCYYDLNYQIGQNFFWIVLFNLVLLTCLLVILSPHRQQIQDWARYRHQQTSSSGAFSNKSVWRDLIWHDKSPIIVSVALSLIIITIPLLVWIILAPALNTHDNNAIEWVNKIGRMKAILGLAMFISLAMIYATIAQRILLLKTPRRTLFAIATIGVLIFTPPTIYSLLNITPEADSVFWLFSNFPWLGLEHSATFTVFMSLLAEVTVLTLLNLHLTNQVKLAGESATKALLAGR